Below is a genomic region from Diabrotica undecimpunctata isolate CICGRU chromosome 7, icDiaUnde3, whole genome shotgun sequence.
TGTTATAAATCATTCATTCCACATTCTGGAAATCGGAAGCATGCTCGGCTTTAGGAAGAGACATAATAAGCATGACATTTACTGGATAAAAACGGTAATAATGACATTGAATCATTGTATTTTCCTAAAGATATTGGTCTTTGTTGTGTTCGACTTATAGCAACACATTGAGGAAATGTAGCATTTCTTCGTTTTAAGCTAAGATGTTTAAATTATAtatagtgctagtcaaaagtccgttccccccttgTATCTTTTAAACAGTTAGggtattgttataatagtgaaatttggagggaggtaagaaacagacgtaggcttctcaactagtcataacaggtgacgtaatagtgacagatgacgttacagcgccacttgtgacagataattttaaatgagaCCTTATGGCAAGCGATACCTCGTTTAAaaagtattgaaaatacctattcagtcataatagttttgtttgagtttaagatcattttgatgaataaattaaataaatactaaaattgtagcttctcatttatttgataaatatttaacaaccagttcttataatAAGTGCACaacaaaatgtgctccatctacttcctgacagtaatgcatcctatttctaaactcttgctgTACTCGTTCAAATGTTTCCTATTtcaaattgccctacattcttcaacaattcgttgtttcaaaatgtcaatattgtcgggtgctgtagcgtaaactttagatttcaattatcctcacagaaaaaaatctaatggtgtgaggtccgttgaccgagctggccattctatcgtacctcggcgtccaatccatctaccacgatattcctcatctagacAACgccttactgcaccataatggtgtgcaggagcaccatcttgttgaaacgttatttccaagttgccgaattcatctggattatcctccagaattgcattttgtaacatctccagatacacttcaccggttaagttagtattgagaaaaacagacCCAACTATGTGATTTCcgaaaatacctgcccaaacatttattttttttggaaattgagtatgtgtttcacgaaagacgtgaggatttgtgtcactccaatacctcacattgtgtgtgttaacatttccattgagagaaaaagtactttcgttactaaaacaaattgtttttatgtaattgggctgttggttaattttattggacatattttcacagaattctagtcttcggtcggggtcatcatctgaaagttggtgcacaatttttaatttgtatggatgaaatttgttttcagccaacactcggtgtactgtcttttgactgattccatagatagatgcaaaTTGGggtgtagaagaagtagggttcactaccatttcttaaaatatgttaatttttttgtcgtcactaattgttggtcgaccagatcgtttaaCATCTTGAACAcaacctgtttgtttaaacttccgaagaagcttcctcaaataagctctcgatgtagggcgatcggggtacctctcattaaaaagacgttccgctgcatggaaattatttccacattcaccaattattaacacagctgctactttgtcggctacagtacgtaccattctacctttgtaaaaatttaaacgtctcgttaaacaatatttaaactaaatattaactaagaacaactaactaaaacaACTTGATTAAACtaggcagaaacagaaactaaatattcaggtataaacgcgtttgcaaactaaaaGTAACTAGAAAATAGACTAAACTaagtagaaacagaaactaaatattgagctataaacgattttgcaaactaaaaacaactagagaattgacaaaggtcaaattttttgacaaataaccaaaggcggacgttagaatttttattaattaaatgtcaaatcagaattttgatgtttattttctttatttattcgtcaaaatcatcttaaatccaaacaaaattagaatgATTGAAtaggaatattaaaataattgtagtttcgcatttaattaatacttcggccatattgttttgacacttttgacagatcgtatatgtttgtttacgtttgttgattttcgaatatttttagttttataatacttttatagaaactgtaataatatattgtgatagtggttgcagtggcagaagcattgttaataaaaaatcttcaggaataacgttctacaggttagtatacaaatatgtaaacaaagtaatggcccgtacttcaaagaacaaattaatagtatttacctgtattaatttatctttatgtataatatatcgtgtttttagtgtttaccgcgggataaataaatcatagtttattaaaaacgtattgcactttgtagattatgattaaatcttctgaataactagtcatatttttatagtagttttaatattattgagtccggccatgatctcaccgccatattggtatcaccgttagccacgcctacctacgccgtttttaatacacacgttaatttgctcatagcttctccatagattctaactcgatgatgtTGACGTACAAACAATTAAGAATTGAAAaatgtcaactttttgacaagtaaccagtggcggaggttttaatatttattaattaaatgcgaaactacaattttagtatttatttaatttattcatcaaaatgggcttaaacttaaataaaattagtatggttgaataggtattttcaatacctttcaaacgaggtatcacttgccataaggtcccatttaaaattatgtcacagtggcgctgtaacgtcatctgtcactattacgtcacttgttatgactagttaagaagcctacgcctgtttattacctccctccaaatttcactattataacaataaccgttcaaaatatacaagggggggaacggacttttgaccagcactatatattatacatatagtattttaataaatcaatacTGTTTGATTCCCAGACAGACTTAACGGTTAGGTAAAGAATATAGCAAGGGCGTTCTGGGAAAATTCACTAACTCACAAAAGTAAAGTTTTGAGGTGACTCACTTGAGGTGAGTTTGACTTGGTTGGTCAAGTTCTGGTACCTGGATATTGATTTGGAAGTATGTTATCTACATGTGGTGTGCACATTcatgtaaaaatattttgaaaaacattttatTGATGAAAACTGTGAAAAAGATGGAGTTAGTTGATTTTAAatgtataaattaatatttatgggGTAAaaccttttataataaaatacaaaaaagtcttgaatatttatattatcaaaaaaCAGATATACATAGAGATAAGTGCAGACACTAAGAGTTTTGATCACTCATGTCATCTTTGGTACCACTATCCTCAACACcggggccctgattctaattgatatttcgactcaaaacatgtcgaaattaatatggcgacgtcgaaatgcgactttgcgaaccttgtggatttcagctgaactaaccaaacgacgtcactaattttcgatttatcgaaattaatttcaacttcaagaaagtggttgaaatttcatttcgagtcgaaattaatctgacatgacatgactggctggactgggagaagtgaacttaggtcaGAGAAAAAcccaacacagagaagcgacagctctttgaagttacgtggccaagccgccaatgacagctaacaaccagaaaattaatagtcagtgggcatatcacacaatataaattcttcgagcgtaggcgcaaaatttcgggccaatgttttttaaatgcattcattttttccgaatcctgaaaaaactaataagtatttttgaaaaatttaaacgcagagtgaaagactacattattactgagggccgaaagtccctgaaaacttctataatatttattttaataagttacaggggtgaaagaaaaagagaaaatttagtgtgatttttaatttgaaatatctcattcaaaaaaactttttgtttattctaagggactttcggccctcggtaataatgtaatctttcattctgtatttaaatttttcaaaaatatttgttagttttctcaggattcgaaaaaaaaaatgattgcatttaattATCGTTATGAATCgtattatatgaaaatattgaaggtactgcgtcatgcgccaatgtttttcttctatttccttttacaataacattatcttcaaaatgcagttcacaaatcctataattattataaagtgaatccattttgaataacaaatcttctcgtctgcaagcttctatccacactttggcactacaaatttttaacagaacaaattttaaacaaagaactttgtctgtatttataaataatactttattacttacaattATAAGAGTATTAGCACTGTTATTCTAtggtattagtatattctaagtatattgtaagtaatgaaatatttaacttttgtcaatatctaatcttaataaattttcagTTTTCTCCTGATGAAGTCACAAAagtgtcactaaatattgagatatacaacaaataaagttttaatattttttatttgtaattcccatttaaaactcctaaatattttatgtatttcgatccatatatttgatcttttttatttatatttaacgaattaaaaattggcagaaaacttttgtatatagcaaaaagtagatgagtacctatttagttttttcataatttaatgtaagtttgtttatttgcaaccatgtttttgcaattttgaagtcttgttctgttggaattttaagattttcccaattatcggtctaattatgtttccaacaatttttagtttgagcattttagtaatttctttgtttcgtttaagagcgtagacgcaaaatttcaggccaatgctttttaacatttttttggaatcctgagaaaactaacaaatatttttgtaaaatttaaacacagaatgaaagattacattattaccgagggccgaaagtcccttagaataaacaaaaagtttttttgaatgagatatttgaaattaaaaatcacactaaattttctcttttttttcacccctgtaacttattaaaataaacattataaaagttttcggggacttttggccctcagtaataatgtggtctttcattctgcttttaaatttttcaaaaatacttattagttttttcaggattcgaaaaaaatgaatacatttaaaaaacatttgccccaaattttgcgcctacgctcttaaatcaaatattcccgtgtataaaaccctctatatatttttatttcttaaaaatactatattcgtattgttattgtcttcgagcgcgccgacatttggccaccatctgttgattttttgacctagccttcggagacttgcgtctttcaataaaagaaaaagcactgtcaccaaatttaatgttttcagtttgaactaggtatcccttggcagaccaaagtttatttttttatagctcggacagacacgtcggcgtcggcttactgttcgaaagtcaaaccaatactattatgtaattagtaataactaataataattacaaagcaatagtaattacctgttattattcttaggaaatctaaataaacttattccttttcctgtcacagatgaacatccgcgaatcgcacaaatatatccagccattttaaatataaattaaacttttaactataaactataactataaacttatatatttaactataaactataactataaccttttaactataaataaattatataaatggtcaaatgcacttgttgcgtcgagtatttaccatagacgcctacggactatcgaatacaaccagaattaaagaataagcacgtgtttttgacagtaatacaaccagaatcgggcatgcgtatacaaaaatggtacccGCTTTTGGACCGCtgtgtcgcttctatgtgtctctgttattctaggcttaggttcagtttaggtaggcggtgttgtgttttgatccttgcaaggaaaactgaggcaaaaagtattaatatggctgtgttttacggacatttgctacttttggaggaattagagaggatagatatccgacgctcacaacggaggataagaagaatgttacgggatactcaaaattctttttcactaagtcatgctcaatttaggcagcaattccggcttaataaacaagctgcaaattatttaataagggtattagaaccatatttggaaggtgtttatgcctctaggatacaaaaaatgtttagggttagtattactaagctgcagtaaatttaaaaatatattagaatataaccactaagtcaaatcttagtggttataacttaagggtctcccacatcgccttttgtTTTCTTGCcatattttctttcaattcaaaatatataattgagaatggccactatttatgatttaacaactcaaacaagaaaaaaaagacgttcacgtaacgtaaacaaaacaaacattcaacaagcgtagtcagtagtgcagcgtgcagccaataaccaacagggccaacccaaattttcagcagtgtcaaaatgataaagtaaatatccccagttttaactacaatcgaaatgaatgagaatcgctagccattgcgactgtcatggcgtagtcgcttttaaatttcgacatcgaaatgaaatagaatcagggcccggGTTCAATTATGACATCTGTTACCAGTTTTGACGTGGGAAGAGACCTGTACCAACCCTGAAATTCATCTGGTATAATGTTGTTTTTGCACAATTTCATTAAATCCTTCTTTTTTTGAATACTAATAGGTAGTTGTTTTGTGTAAAGCTTGGGTAAATCTTTTGGTTGATTTGGTGGCCTCCCCTTTccgtaaaaaataataattgagagGTAGGAGTCGGTATGTCCATACTTGTATTGAATTATGCCTGGTTCATGCTTGGaatattttaagcttttaattaGTAACCAATTAACAACCTTCCCAGTTTCGTCTTTAGATCtatttttaataagattttttgAAAGGTGCTTCAAATCATAAAAATCTGATTTTCGCGTAGATCTGGCTATCCAGAAGATATCCAATATACGAATCGTTCATTGAATACACAGATACAAGCTttgtaattgtttttaaataagaatCAACTAAGTGCACTTAATTTATTTCTGCTGTATAAAAAATTCCGCTAAAGGAGTTAGACTAAATCATGGTTCAGATTTAAAAATGATGAAGGACGAATTCAtcatttttaaatggtttttccTGTTAAAATATTGATGTTTCTGGATTTAGTGGAAaatgtcaaaattgaaaaaaatggagTTAATGGATTTTCCCAGAACGCCCACGAAGGTATTTTCATGGAATCAATGTAATGTGCTATGTGAAGAACTTGTACAAGGTTATGTTTGTATCTCATTGGGTGTGTAGAGTCGTAATTTAAGAAACGGTTGCTcgccatttcttttctgtatcaCGTGGTGCCCAATGTGTTATCCTATGTGCGTATGATTTGCATATCCCAAAACGGTATACTAATATAAACCTCCAATTCACATGTAAATTGAAGGTGAGGATCAACGCTATTGAAGACTGATAAGGTGCTCAAAATCTTATCAGGTGGTGTCGCTAGGATCAAGTAGTCGACATAACGCTTTACAAAGGTAACCTGGAAATCTAACTTACTGATTACTCTCATTGATAAGGTCGTCGAGTACGAAATTAACTAAAATGGGGGAAATGGACGATCCCATGGTAGTTTAAAAACTTTGATGATAGAATTTGTCATTAAATGCTAGATAATTGGTGTCAAACGTTAGTTTTAATAGTTCCGAGGATGTTTTCCACGATACTGGACTGTGTGGTTGGATTTCATTCCAATGGTTCCAGAGTGACGTGACAACGCTAGAAAGTGGGAGATTAGAAAACAGATATACTACATCAAAGCTTACTAAGCCATATTCACTTGTTAATTGATAATTATTGATGAATTCACTGAACTGGAAATGTCTATGTTGAAATTGTTCTTGTAGTTGTATGCTTGTGGAAGAATGTCCGTTAATAATTGGGCTAAATTAGTGTTTGGAGCGTTTATTGACGATAATATAGGACGTATACTCAGTTGGGgcttatggattttaggaagacAATGGAACCTGGGGGCATTGCCATTATAATTATGAAGGGATTTGGCTTGTTTATCATCGatgattcttttattttttagtttagtgATATGTGTCTCGCAATTTATTAACTTTCAATTTGATTATAACATTTCTGTTTTTAtacacacaaatatgtatattataatcagttttatttttagattatCTCCAAAAGAACAAAATGGAAATTATGGAGGCACTAACTGAACGTTCATCTCACCCAGGAAATTATATGAATATACAAGCTGAAGGaaaaacaataactaaaaatataaaagtggTAACTGGAAAAagaccttacaagtgtgaaatttgttttaaagagttcgcattaaaaagtaatttaaaaacacattcaAGACTGCACACTGGAgagaaaccttacaagtgtgaaatttgttttaagcaatttattgATCGAAGTAATTTAagaacacatttgagagtgcacactggagaaaaacctcacaagtgtgaaatttgttttaagcggtttactacatcaagtcatttgaaattacatttgagagtgcacactggagttaaactttacaagtgtgaaatttgttttaagcagttttctcaaaaATCTTTTATGAAAATCCATTATAGGacgcatactggggaaaaaccttacaagtgtgagatttgttttaagcagtttgctCAAGGAGGCGAATTGAAAagtcatttgagagtgcacactggggaaaaaccttacaagtgtgaaatttgttttaagcaatttatcgATCGAAGTAATTTAAGAACACAtttaagagtgcacactggagaaaaacctcacaagtgtgaaatttgttttaagcggtttactacatcaagtcatttgaaattacatttgagagtgcacactggagttaaactttacaagtgtgaaatttgttttaagcagttttctcaaaaATCTTTTATGAAAATCCATTATAGAacgcatactggggaaaaaccttacaagtgtgagatttgttttaagcagttttctcaaaaATCTTCTATAAAAGTCCATTTAAGATCACACACTGGAGAAACACCTTACaaatgtgatatttgttttaagcagttttctcgaaCAGctgtatttaaaaaacatttgagaaTGCACACCGGAGAAAAACTGTAAGAAAGTAAAATTTGTTTGAAGCAGTTCAGCGAACCACATAATTTGAcaatacatttgagagtgcacgcTGAAGAAAGGTGTAAGTGTCATGTTCGTTTTAAGTAGTTTACTACAGCCGAATATTTGAAAAACCATATAAAATTGCACACGGAAGCTTAAAAGTGTGAAATTTCCCAAATCTTATTTGGAAACACATATTAGTGTTCTAAACTTCCACTTTCCAAGCTGGTAAAGAATTTTCAGCTTGCAAATGATGGCTAAACaggtttataaaaataaatacacttCATAATATCAAGAGTACAGGAGAGACTGCTACAGCAGATGAAGCAGCAGTAAAAATATTTCAACAGGAGCTAGCGAAAATTGTTGATGATGGGAGCTATTGTACCAATCAAGCATTGATAGCTGATCAAGCTGATAAAACGGGACTGTATTGGAAAAAAATGCCTAACCGTACTTATATATCGCAAACGATGAAAAAACTGCAAGTAGACATAAAGCAAGTAAAGATCGAGTAACATTATTACTTTGTAGCAGTGCATCAGGAGACCCAAACGTTCAAATAGTATTTCTTCCGCCCAATACAACAAGCCTTATTCAGCCATTAGATCAAGGTATAATTTcaacgtttaaaaaatattacataaatgTAATTTACAAATCCATCGTGAGTAAACTAGAAAATGAGTCCTTAACAGTAAAAACGTGTGGAAGCAatgttctattttgtttttattgtttgatTCATGTTGCATCTTCTTTCGCGCAAATAAGGTCAAGAACTTTAAATACCTGTTGAAAAAAGGTTTGGTCAACATGTGTAACAAGCCATGCAACCATTCAAACACCGACACCATcagatgaaataattaatttggcACATGGCATTGATGGAGATGGTTTTAATACGTTCAACCATGATGATATAGATGAATTGTTTGAGGATGATACATTAAGTGACCATGATATAATTGATCAAACTTAAGATCTAACTTTAGATGACGTCTTGAGTCTAGAAGATGATAATGATGAGGAAGAAAAACAAACAACCCTCACTGCCAAATTAATTCGAGAAAATCTTCAACTTTGCACTAAATTAGAaaatcattttcttattaatgaCCCTAATTCTGAACAAGCCTTTAAATTACAACGTGAGCTGCAGAACTGCATGTCAGGATATCGTGagctaaataaaaaatactagCATCATTAGCGCAAAGTTTAATTGCTGTTTAAATTGTCAGAAAAGGAAGAGCTACAAAAAACGAGaatgaagtttttgaaaatcCATCGCATTTACTGCAAATATCTATTGCAGATACAGTTTCTTTGGGCGATAAAGATGATTTTGAGCCACTTAGCAAACCATTATAGGATAAcgataatgattaaaaatgtatttatatgTAAAACTATATGTACCTATTACTTtcccataaaataaaattaattgatttttgaatacaagtttttttaagcttttgtatgaatttctttcagatattcgaagTAGTTTATCATGCAGcccatttcttttaatttctgcaaacttttttatgtaattttagaaagCAACCGAACGTATCcctactttttcaaggcaagtaatGTCTTTTTTATGTACGCTTTTCTGTGAAACGTATCCACCGCATAAAACGAGACCTTAGTGTATTTATATCTACCATGTCAAATATCTCTGCCCTATCACACTATAGATAATAGATAAATCCGGAAGTATTGTCTCAGATTCTACGTCCATTGTAAATGGATTCCTTATCCATGCTTTATTGCTATGGATGGGGGAAAAATATTCCTTCAGATTTGCCTCCAGTCTTAGCAGGTGTTCGTTGAAAGCCGATGAAATCTCATCCGGCAATTAATTCACGTTATACTCTTTTTGTAGTTCTGTTATCGTTTTGTATTTCTGTTAGACGCTTGAAGGTTCATGGACTCATTTGAAAGTGCAGCATAACAAATAACATAATGGTTTGTTATCAGCACCTTTAATAAAACCAAACTGTAAGTAATCTTATTGTCGAGCGCAGGACTCCTTTTTTG
It encodes:
- the LOC140446725 gene encoding uncharacterized protein, whose amino-acid sequence is MEVKQEVSEETCKVEIEYIDLDGFKCDIKEESNRQTANNTYEYLDLKEHPINAKIEHGNKLNQFEENQKNEKDYLQKNKMEIMEALTERSSHPGNYMNIQAEGKTITKNIKVVTGKRPYKCEICFKEFALKSNLKTHSRLHTGEKPYKCEICFKQFIDRSNLRTHLRVHTGEKPHKCEICFKRFTTSSHLKLHLRVHTGVKLYKCEICFKQFSQKSFMKIHYRTHTGEKPYKCEICFKQFAQGGELKSHLRVHTGEKPYKCEICFKQFIDRSNLRTHLRVHTGEKPHKCEICFKRFTTSSHLKLHLRVHTGVKLYKCEICFKQFSQKSFMKIHYRTHTGEKPYKCEICFKQFSQKSSIKVHLRSHTGETPYKCDICFKQFSRTAVFKKHLRMHTGEKL